One window of Tenacibaculum maritimum NCIMB 2154 genomic DNA carries:
- a CDS encoding replication-associated recombination protein A, producing the protein MNEPLAERIRPQHLEDYISQQHLVGKNGMLTNHIKQGIIPSLILWGPPGIGKTTLANIIATVSERPFYTLSAINSGVKDVREVIEKAKKSGGLFTQKNPILFIDEIHRFSKSQQDSLLGAVEKGWVTLVGATTENPSFEVIPALLSRCQVYILNSFDKEDLIALLHRAMTKDKFLAKKNIILKETDALLQVSGGDARKLLNIFELLVSSEEHIEITNEMVLQKIQKNTIRYDKTGEQHYDIVSAFIKSIRGSDPNGAVYWLARMIEGGEDVKFIARRMLIAASEDIGNANPTALILANNTFQAVSAIGYPESRIILSQCAIYLANSAKSNASYMAIGEAQNLVRTTGDLSIPLHLRNAPTKLMKDLDYGKDYLYSHNYQGNFVHQEFLPDEITNTKLYEPGNNPRENSFREILKQRWKEKYNY; encoded by the coding sequence ATGAATGAACCTTTGGCAGAACGTATAAGACCGCAACATTTAGAAGATTATATCAGTCAGCAACATTTAGTTGGTAAAAATGGTATGTTAACAAATCATATCAAACAAGGAATCATTCCTTCTTTAATCTTATGGGGGCCTCCGGGAATCGGTAAAACAACACTAGCTAACATTATCGCAACTGTTTCTGAACGTCCTTTTTACACTTTAAGCGCTATTAACTCTGGAGTAAAAGATGTCAGAGAAGTCATCGAAAAGGCTAAAAAAAGCGGAGGGCTATTCACACAAAAAAACCCAATTCTTTTTATTGATGAAATTCATCGCTTTAGCAAATCTCAACAGGACTCCTTGCTCGGAGCTGTTGAAAAAGGTTGGGTTACCTTAGTTGGAGCTACTACCGAAAACCCTAGTTTCGAGGTCATTCCTGCATTACTCTCTCGCTGTCAAGTTTATATTTTAAATTCTTTTGACAAAGAAGACCTCATAGCTTTACTTCATAGAGCTATGACTAAAGATAAGTTTTTAGCGAAAAAGAATATTATTTTAAAAGAAACAGATGCGTTATTACAAGTTTCAGGCGGTGACGCTCGGAAACTATTAAACATATTTGAACTACTTGTTTCTTCCGAAGAACACATCGAAATCACCAACGAAATGGTGCTACAAAAAATTCAAAAAAACACCATTCGTTATGATAAAACTGGCGAGCAACACTACGATATCGTCTCCGCCTTTATCAAATCTATTCGAGGTAGTGATCCCAATGGAGCTGTTTACTGGTTAGCTCGTATGATTGAGGGAGGTGAAGACGTAAAATTCATAGCAAGAAGAATGCTAATAGCGGCTTCAGAAGATATTGGCAATGCCAATCCTACTGCCTTGATACTTGCTAATAATACCTTTCAAGCCGTTTCCGCAATCGGTTATCCTGAATCAAGAATTATATTGAGTCAATGCGCCATCTACTTAGCAAACTCAGCAAAAAGCAATGCTTCTTATATGGCTATTGGAGAAGCACAAAACCTAGTCCGTACTACAGGAGACTTATCTATTCCTCTACATTTACGCAACGCACCTACTAAGTTAATGAAGGATTTGGATTACGGCAAAGATTACCTCTATTCTCATAATTATCAAGGAAACTTTGTTCATCAAGAATTTTTACCCGATGAAATAACCAATACCAAACTATACGAACCAGGTAATAATCCTAGAGAAAATAGCTTTAGGGAAATATTAAAACAACGTTGGAAGGAAAAATACAACTATTAA